A section of the Paralichthys olivaceus isolate ysfri-2021 chromosome 14, ASM2471397v2, whole genome shotgun sequence genome encodes:
- the LOC109635873 gene encoding neuroblast differentiation-associated protein AHNAK encodes MMSWNSKSTSFLENLVLDDSDKGVIITGIKDESMAAKSGLQTGDEIVAATIHLDHLNKNEVLNILRVLEPYDNNMKVLTKKELSGSAGLGSLGLGLNGSTEMLNLTKDLSFDASAKAPVASLDGLSGKLNAAQRLGGELNGPTLNGDLPSLSLNKPSADAGAKFTMPSLGLTGPDVKGDLDGTLKAPNVSVSTPPLNVTKPEIKAGNLKYNSPKFSMPQFDLPQLSPPHASGDIDAPSFGNLETPDLDPKLNLKRSDLDLNGPKLDLNGPKLNLNGPDVNLGKTDIEPPSSKIKWPHMKWKGPKVNGPDGDINADLSAPGVSLSTPKLDGNLGAPDVNFPKAEIKAPEVDAQMPNVDIDAPSGKINWPHLKWKKPHFHGPKADLDANLNAPDVDLSLPKVEGGINTPDVDLDLPKADIEVPNFDAEATSGKVNWPHLKWKKPKFQGPKADLDMDAKLNTPDVQLSTPKFEGDITVPNAELNVPNNNVDIQGPDVDFDAPSGKINWPHLKWKKPRLHGPKTDMDLNADLNTPNVDLSVPNVESDISTPDLNLPKADVNIDPPSGKIKFPTLKKPKFMLSGSKIKSPDIDVHADAPGLNLDPNVDFNLPKADIDVNTPDIEAQSGKIKWPTLNLKKPKFGTLKGPKADLDADLSAPDVHLSAPNIGGGLDTPDIDLSLPNADVKGLDVDLNGPDLDTPDGKLKFPTFKLPKLKGPNVKGPEFNADLKAPDIEAQNLSLSAPKIEGGLDAIDCDMSLPKADLKLPDVDLQVPEADASAGKVKMPKFKLPKFGLSGPRVKGPNIDVDADLRSPDVSLPDLNAKLPEADLTVPDLNLEAPKIKGGIATPDVNLEAPDVAIDAPGKLKMPSLKLPKWNIGGTKAQLPDAELTTPGVSGPDVNVNLPGADVKGPKLNLSAPTIKGDLNAEGDLGLPKADVKVPSLDLRAPDPNLKVPDLSLSSAKIDGNLSAPNIDTNLPEVKLETPDAKLKTSAFDSHVGDFKLPFKLPKFGFSKSEAGIDAPKVNIGNITADANMSAPNLETSLDSETDGSGDEIEIPSFRSHKLPRHSIDGSETIDIFGSSKVTEDKEYVLSKGIRLPIVNAKSAGGEINIMERLKMAMEKVPSTNVTPTEVKTDIDLKLAPPSVDASASTEAGDSSLVRGGTFKVEKLESALGLGALTSDDNDKLSLGLSNMLGLNVKDSDAK; translated from the exons ATGATG agTTGGAACAGCAAGAGTACTAGTTTTTTAGAAAACCTGGTCCTAGATGACTCAGACAAAGGAGTCATCATCACAGGAATCAAAGATGAATCAATGGCTGCTAAGAGTGGCCTGCAAACAG gGGATGAGATCGTTGCAGCCACTATCCACCTGGACCACCTCAACAAAAATGAAGTGCTTAACATCCTGAGGGTCTTGGAGCCATATGATAACAACATGAAGGTTCTGACCAAGAAGGAGCTGAGTGGATCTGCTGGGCTTGGCTCCTTGGGATTGGGTCTCAATGGCTCTACAGAG ATGCTCAACCTAACCAAGGATCTGTCATTTGATGCATCTGCTAAGGCACCAGTTGCTTCCCTTGATGGCCTGAGTGGAAAGCTAAACGCTGCACAACGGTTAGGGGGTGAATTAAATGGTCCCACTCTGAATGGAGACCTTCCCAGTCTCAGTCTAAATAAGCCCTCAGCTGATGCTGGTGCCAAGTTTACAATGCCCTCCCTCGGACTGACTGGACCAGATGTAAAAGGAGATCTAGATGGCACCCTCAAAGCACCCAATGTCAGTGTGTCAACTCCCCCTCTTAATGTTACGAAACCAGAAATCAAGGCAGGCAACTTAAAATACAATTCCCCAAAATTCTCAATGCCCCAATTTGATCTACCTCAGCTCAGTCCACCACATGCGTCTGGAGACATAGATGCCCCTTCCTTTGGAAATCTAGAAACACCAGACCTTGACCCAAAGTTAAATCTTAAAAGATCAGATTTGGATCTGAATGGGCCAAAATTGGATCTGAATGGGCCAAAATTGAATCTGAATGGTCCAGATGTAAATTTAGGAAAAACTGACATTGAGCCACCCTCAAGCAAAATTAAATGGCCCCATATGAAATGGAAAGGGCCCAAGGTCAACGGGCCAGATGGTGACATAAATGCTGACCTGTCTGCACCTGGTGTCAGCCTTTCCACACCAAAGCTTGATGGGAATCTAGGTGCACCAGATGTTAACTTTCCCAAAGCTGAGATCAAAGCCCCTGAGGTAGATGCTCAGATGCCAAATGTTGACATTGATGCCCCATCTGGTAAAATCAACTGGCCTCACTTGAAGTGGAAGAAACCACATTTTCATGGCCCAAAGGCTGATCTAGATGCAAACCTGAATGCACCAGATGTTGATCTCTCTCTTCCAAAAGTGGAAGGTGGGATAAATACCCCAGATGTTGACCTTGATTTGCCAAAGGCAGACATTGAAGTCCCAAATTTTGATGCAGAGGCAACAAGTGGTAAAGTCAACTGGCCTCATCTGAAATGGAAGAAACCCAAATTTCAAGGCCCAAAAGCAGACTTAGACATGGACGCTAAGCTAAACACACCTGATGTACAACTCTCAACTCCAAAGTTTGAGGGTGACATTACTGTACCAAATGCTGAGCTGAATGTCCCAAACAATAATGTAGATATTCAGGGCCCAGATGTCGACTTTGATGCTCCATCAGGGAAAATCAACTGGCCTCATTTGAAGTGGAAAAAACCCAGACTTCATGGCCCCAAAACTGACATGGACCTTAATGCAGATCTGAACACACCAAATGTTGATCTGTCAGTTCCAAATGTTGAGAGTGACATTAGTACACCAGATCTAAATTTACCCAAAGCAGATGTCAACATTGACCCGCCTTCTGGCAAAATCAAGTTCCCAACACTCAAAAAGCCCAAGTTCATGCTTTCTGGTTCAAAGATTAAATCACCAGATATTGACGTTCACGCTGATGCACCTGGCCTCAATCTGGACCCTAATGTTGATTTCAATTTACCCAAGGCAGACATTGATGTTAACACACCAGACATTGAAGCTCAATCTGGGAAGATCAAGTGGCCAACTCTTAATCTAAAGAAACCCAAATTTGGCACACTAAAGGGTCCAAAGGCTGACCTTGATGCAGATTTGAGTGCACCAGATGTTCATCTTTCTGCACCAAACATTGGGGGTGGGCTAGATACTCCTGATATAGATTTGAGCCTGCCTAATGCTGATGTCAAAGGTCTGGATGTGGATCTTAATGGTCCAGATCTTGACACCCCTGATGGAAAACTGAAGTTTCCCACATTTAAACTGCCAAAATTAAAAGGGCCAAACGTCAAGGGTCCTGAATTCAATGCTGATTTAAAAGCACCAGACATTGAAGCACAAAATCTCTCTTTGTCTGCACCAAAAATTGAAGGGGGTCTTGATGCAATAGATTGTGACATGAGTTTACCAAAAGCTGATCTAAAACTCCCTGATGTAGACCTTCAAGTTCCAGAGGCTGATGCCTCAGCTGGAAAAGTCAAGATGCCAAAATTCAAATTACCAAAGTTTGGCTTATCTGGGCCAAGGGTAAAAGGACCTAACATTGATGTTGATGCTGACCTCAGAAGTCCGGATGTGTCTCTTCCAGATTTAAATGCTAAGCTACCTGAAGCAGATCTAACAGTCCCAGACTTGAATCTTGAAGCCCCCAAAATCAAAGGTGGCATTGCTACCCCAGATGTGAACCTGGAAGCACCAGATGTAGCAATCGATGCTCCTGGAAAACTAAAAATGCCTTCATTGAAATTGCCAAAATGGAATATTGGAGGAACAAAGGCTCAGTTACCGGATGCAGAGCTAACGACTCCAGGTGTCTCTGGCCCTGATGTAAATGTTAATTTGCCAGGAGCTGATGTCAAAGGACCAAAATTGAACCTTTCTGCTCCCACAATTAAAGGAGATCTGAATGCTGAGGGAGACCTTGGTTTGCCCAAAGCTGATGTAAAGGTACCAAGTTTAGATCTCCGTGCACCTGATCCCAACTTAAAAGTACCAGATCTCAGCCTTTCCTCAGCAAAAATTGATGGAAACCTCTCAGCACCAAACATAGACACCAACTTACCAGAAGTGAAACTGGAAACACCTGATGCAAAGTTAAAGACCTCAGCTTTTGATTCTCATGTGGGTGACTTTAAATTGCCTTTCAAGTTACCTAAATTTGGTTTTTCAAAATCTGAAGCTGGGATAGATGCACCCAAGGTGAACATAGGCAATATTACAGCAGATGCCAACATGTCTGCTCCAAATTTAGAAACAAGCCTTGACAGCGAAACTGATGGATCAGGTGATGAGATAGAGATTCCGTCATTCAGATCCCACAAACTACCAAGACACAGCATTGATGGCAGTGAGACCATAGATATCTTTGGCTCATCAAAAGTCACAGAGGATAAGGAATATGTACTCAGTAAAGGGATCCGCTTGCCAATAGTAAATGCAAAATCAGCAGGGGGAGAGATTAACATTATGGAGAGActgaagatggcaatggaaaaAGTACCCTCAACTAATGTCACACCAACTGAAGTGAAGACGGATATTGATCTGAAGCTTGCCCCCCCAAGTGTTGATGCCAGTGCATCTACAGAAGCAGGGGATTCCTCTTTGGTGAGAGGAGGTACCTTTAAAGTAGAAAAGCTAGAGTCAGCACTGGGCCTCGGGGCCTTGACATCAGATGACAATGACAAATTGTCATTGGGCCTCTCCAATATGCTCGGCCTTAATGTCAAGGATTCAGATGCTAAATAA
- the edaradd gene encoding ectodysplasin-A receptor-associated adapter protein isoform X1, with the protein MGDVTASNMSSLRTCKETFDRSSSEPVEDTDTTSFVAEFSLEANYPVQVTEPHAGAVTLHLSSMPSGYLSTSSDRIRQPVEDVEECSCPTSTSPDYPKELQLLNSPCEKCCFPAPPPKISDLMNDKDLLDLLRLKLDPNHCTIKNWKNFASRWGMSYDELTLLEHRTQGSLSHSPTQEFLLRYNQKTVTELTELCRIYQRNDVLRLLQSWIEKDWPSRWQQTH; encoded by the exons ACAGAAGCAGCTCTGAACCTGTGGAGGACACGGACACTACCAGCTTTGTGGCAGAATTT TCCTTGGAGGCCAATTATCCAGTTCAAGTGACAGAACCTCATG CAGGCGCTGTCACGCTGCACCTGAGCTCAATGCCCTCTGGATACCTGAGTACCTCCTCAGACAGAATAAGACAG cCAGTTGAAGATGTTGAAGAATGCTCTTGCCCAACATCTACTTCCCCAG ACTACCCCAAAGAACTGCAGTTGCTAAACAGCCCCTGTGAAAAGTGCTGCTTCCCAGCACCTCCTCCCAAGATCAGTGACCTCATGAACGACAAAGACCTCCTGGACTTGCTGCGGCTCAAATTGGATCCAAACCACTGCACCAtcaaaaactggaaaaacttTGCCAGTCGCTGGGGAATGAGCTATGATGAACTGACCCTACTGGAGCACCGGACCCAGGGCTCCTTGTCCCACAGCCCCACCCAGGAGTTCCTGCTGCGCTACAACCAGAAAACAGTCACTGAGCTCACTGAACTTTGCCGCATCTACCAGCGCAATGATGTACTGCgactgctgcagagctggatAGAGAAGGACTGGCCGTCAAGGTGGCAACAGACTCATTAA
- the edaradd gene encoding ectodysplasin-A receptor-associated adapter protein isoform X2, with product MGDVTASNMSSLRTCKETFDRSSSEPVEDTDTTSFVAEFSLEANYPVQVTEPHGAVTLHLSSMPSGYLSTSSDRIRQPVEDVEECSCPTSTSPDYPKELQLLNSPCEKCCFPAPPPKISDLMNDKDLLDLLRLKLDPNHCTIKNWKNFASRWGMSYDELTLLEHRTQGSLSHSPTQEFLLRYNQKTVTELTELCRIYQRNDVLRLLQSWIEKDWPSRWQQTH from the exons ACAGAAGCAGCTCTGAACCTGTGGAGGACACGGACACTACCAGCTTTGTGGCAGAATTT TCCTTGGAGGCCAATTATCCAGTTCAAGTGACAGAACCTCATG GCGCTGTCACGCTGCACCTGAGCTCAATGCCCTCTGGATACCTGAGTACCTCCTCAGACAGAATAAGACAG cCAGTTGAAGATGTTGAAGAATGCTCTTGCCCAACATCTACTTCCCCAG ACTACCCCAAAGAACTGCAGTTGCTAAACAGCCCCTGTGAAAAGTGCTGCTTCCCAGCACCTCCTCCCAAGATCAGTGACCTCATGAACGACAAAGACCTCCTGGACTTGCTGCGGCTCAAATTGGATCCAAACCACTGCACCAtcaaaaactggaaaaacttTGCCAGTCGCTGGGGAATGAGCTATGATGAACTGACCCTACTGGAGCACCGGACCCAGGGCTCCTTGTCCCACAGCCCCACCCAGGAGTTCCTGCTGCGCTACAACCAGAAAACAGTCACTGAGCTCACTGAACTTTGCCGCATCTACCAGCGCAATGATGTACTGCgactgctgcagagctggatAGAGAAGGACTGGCCGTCAAGGTGGCAACAGACTCATTAA